The following proteins come from a genomic window of Ictidomys tridecemlineatus isolate mIctTri1 chromosome 9, mIctTri1.hap1, whole genome shotgun sequence:
- the Lcorl gene encoding ligand-dependent nuclear receptor corepressor-like protein isoform X3, with translation MHVGKCFESILEGLYGPRLRRDLSLFEDCEPEELTDWSMDEKCSFCNLQREAVSDCIPSLDSSQSTPTEELSSQGQSNTDKIECQAENYLNALFRKKDLPQNCDPNIPLVAQELMKKMIRQFAIEYISKSGKIQENRNGSIGPSLLCKSIQMNQAENSLQEEQEGPLDLTVNRMQEQTTQQGDGVLDLSTKKTSIKSEESSICDPSSENSMAGSTVDANSEEATKMEKGKSALSKVLESLCIHHQQQVLAMLKFLVQEQNATSLCCCNTSCAVSSESQKPLFEDDLHGLFCSCEYRLAERGCLPNERQSPGLVPLPVCIKELHCLSCQTVTIEHITTVMNRGIADTYNSHRCCSGLLPNIHSTKSAFHGPLLSREVCDLSVNLKDVCRSRSPSPPPLSPVQTEGFEKLKDVISELSALENNKLETSTNQPPSLTPAEISSNKGDHEVKIHKTKKSSNSDSLFSDASGNCTPNYEKGETAVIFQDLMDRINEKLKSIETTDITNLVKLSSNDCNTDNDFKLGNLITSLLHNAKASDYSFMELLSQHDKKVENKIIQTRFRKRQQTLLAMHNSPDSPIIRRQSLQIKRELASLDGNFMRKKYNEKNSRKLMHNDEIFSSDKEELHHCQVLPLQNSKCFQDKNHAETCPPNYTLQSLELPLHSIETNSAFDEISENFNKTTLADKISIRKSQEKFSAGKNNGENPKLESTQTPLRSDGVLNRTKRNIVPPGWYSIYVTNNYVFKKSPKAKRVSDSTHKKDAVKNIQVENSQNIDLSKIAMNSNLQVVVERLEDTISMAKKSWNNGPLSEGYKVSKKLIEIDDKDQNVEREKSPILSRMTCQGQGLSKSAVSLSSVIQSPQIPPMDLNNKRLDNQKKSSILDTDSLISGFENVPTKCKGIESSSFSNYSSPIKLMFLSEIKSSEGVKYTLTSVGTSQSNADIPSEKHVTHHVIGKNAEANEDIPNARFENYNFNHDTDSLQRELNKCNCVKESAESSAVFTDDLNRDKPQEESKGNSSSAVDSSFKRKPGRPKKIGPQVVKQIKRPIGRPPKPKTDQTDITICQNESFSAERKSPESLISEVKEGIYKKSITVTVIYGRSRRTKRHVSEGSVNSNIMSLNNNIDDFPTEYNSLRNTREHEIDLSKRVSAVSSLTAQGEALGSGFEHVRPVKNKCVVPQPPKNIIRPNQKPLAIIRKPGRPAKVKISGISVTINRVSPQEREVSISSCLPPLEQENILEKSLPEEMHDQECNNMDKTRHTEADIFKNGSKSMVATLPLRHSIRNRKPSLHFLHSLASSSSLIYRNALLHKSYKPHRQKGKNQKKKHAQSRIKISSKDNPGTRHAKKAKQCLEDNKLMPISEVSLDPIISSNSLLRWWATSTSSDSLLEELNNRFEQITNAWVRVSGDEAESFAHKKKEYIENNNFKVAKPLETCLLELEVSPVKMLFQKKYDLKELCTWFMQSTETQSLSLVRKANARNPLEVINTKGIKLGAKYCDFNTNPFRKHFKKFALSSPSKSGKLHILHKMVSSPLLNVKSNLTLARLKRTEFKRLHHERWRREGKLHNLGTVDWNSKRRNLRFFCQNQFLNKTEGGTNADIPLRGKSAVGNQCILPPEIRDDFLQEKVAMPDFKTHASLENKFQSEAKENGTNCSQRDFEKRLGNVCPNNWRSKTLKDCRIFLRKINYLEHRNTFKLNTIIYSPESVDSGSKHLTHVDESKRCTLRSHSARQNSFKKQAKEIENTKANSPLPDKFADQLGNSKLSKCVNFDKNPSDSSQVLSKLNKRKRPPWKTTELSTKRHKRQSYNSGQMANYFSKSQLASRSAFYI, from the exons ATCTTCCTCAGAACTGTGATCCTAACATTCCCCTAGTTGCTCAGGAATTAATGAAAAAGATGATACGTCAGTTTGCAATTGAGTACATTTCAAAAAGTGGTAAAATTCAAGAGAATAGAAATGGTTCAATTGGACCAAGTCTCCTATGTAAAAGTATCCAAATGAATCAAGCAGAAAACTCCCttcaggaagagcaggaaggccCCTTAGACCTCACTGTGAATCGAATGCAAGAACAAACTACTCAGCAAG GGGATGGAGTGTTAGATCTCTCTACAAAGAAAACCAGCATAAAATCTGAAGAGTCATCTATATGTGATCCTTCTTCTGAAAATTCAATGGCTGG ttcaacTGTTGATGCAAATTCAGAGGAAGCTactaaaatggaaaaaggaaaatcagCATTAAGCAAAGTTTTGGAATCTTTGTGCATACATCACCAGCAACAAGTTTTGGCTATGTTGAAATTTCTAGTCCAAGAGCAGAATGCTACTTCTCTTTGCTGTTGTAATACATCATGTGCTGTGTCTTCAGAATCTCAAAAGCCTCTATTTGAAGATGATTTACATGGTCTGTTCTGTAGTTGTGAATATAGACTGGCAGAAAGAGGGTGTTTACCAAATGAAAGACAAAGCCCAGGTTTGGTGCCTCTGCCAGTCTGTATTAAGGAATTACATTGTTTATCTTGCCAAACTGTAACTATTGAACACATTACAACAGTAATGAATAGAGGAATTGCAGATACTTACAATTCTCACAGGTGCTGTTCTGGACTGTTACCAAACATTCACTCTACAAAATCAGCCTTTCATGGTCCTCTTTTGTCAAGGGAAGTATGTGATCTTTCAGTCAATCTTAAAGATGTGTGTAGATCTCGAAGTCCCTCACCCCCACCATTATCACCTGTGCAGACTGAAGGGTTTGAAAAACTGAAAGATGTCATCTCAGAGCTTTCAGCCTTAGAAAATAACAAACTTGAAACAAGTACTAACCAGCCTCCATCTCTAACACCAGCAGAAATAAGCAGCAACAAGGGTGACCATGAAgtcaaaatacataaaactaaaaaatccaGTAACTCTGATTCTTTATTCTCGGATGCCAGTGGTAATTGTACTCCAAATTATGAAAAAGGTGAAACTGCTGTAATTTTTCAAGATTTAATGGATCgcattaatgaaaaattaaaatcaatagaAACCACAGATATTACAAATCTTGTAAAATTATCTAGCAATGATTGTAATACAGATAATGATTTTAAATTGGGGAATTTAATAACATCTCTCTTGCATAATGCAAAGGCCAGTGATTATAGTTTTATGGAATTACTCAGTCAACATGataaaaaggtagaaaataaaattattcagacAAGATTTCGAAAGCGTCAACAAACTTTACTTGCAATGCATAACTCTCCTGATTCACCAATCATTAGAAGGCAGTCTTTACAGATCAAAAGAGAACTTGCTAGTCTTGATGGaaattttatgaggaaaaaatacaatgaaaaaaattcaaggaaattGATGCACAATGATGAGATATTTTCATCAGACAAGGAAGAATTGCATCATTGCCAAGTGCTGCCTTTACAAAATTCTAAATGCTTTCAAGATAAAAATCATGCAGAAACATGTCCACCAAATTATACTCTTCAGTCATTGGAACTACCTCTTCATAGTATAGAAACTAACTCAGCTtttgatgaaatttcagaaaactttaaTAAAACAACTTTAGCAGATAAAATAAGCATAAGAAAATCACAGGAGAAATTTTCAGCTGGAAAAAATAACGGGGAGAATCCAAAATTAGAGAGTACTCAAACTCCTTTGAGAAGTGATGGAGTTTTGAACAGAACTAAACGAAATATTGTACCTCCAGGGTGGTATTCTATATATGTAACGAAcaattatgttttcaaaaaatCCCCTAAGGCCAAAAGAGTGTCTGATTCCACACATAAAAAAGATGCAGTGAAAAATATTCAGGTTGAAAACTCACAGAATATAGATCTAAGCAAGATTGCAATGAATTCGAATTTACAAGTTGTCGTGGAGCGTTTGGAAGATACAATAAGTATGGCCAAAAAGTCTTGGAATAATGGGCCGTTATCAGAAGGATATAAAGTTTCTAAGAAATTGATAGAAATTGATGATAAAGACCAAAATGTTGAGCGAGAGAAGTCTCCTATTTTAAGCAGAATGACATGCCAAGGGCAGGGTTTATCAAAATCTGCAGTGTCATTAAGCAGTGTTATCCAAAGTCCACAGATACCTCCAATGGACTTGAATAACAAAAGACTTGATAATCAGAAGAAGTCTTCTATTTTAGATACAGATAGTTTGATTTCTGGTTTTGAAAATGTACCAACAAAGTGTAAAGGTATTGaaagctcttctttttctaactaTTCTAGTCCTATCAAACTCATGTTTTTATCAGAGATTAAAAGTAGTGAAGGAGTCAAATATACATTGACCTCAGTTGGTACCTCGCAATCAAATGCTGATATTCCTTCCGAGAAACATGTAACGCATCACGTGATTGGAAAAAACGCAGAAGCAAATGAGGATATCCCAAATGCTAGGTTTGAAAATTACAATTTTAATCATGATACTGATTCTCTTCAAAGAGAACTAAACAAATGCAATTGTGTAAAAGAATCTGCAGAATCTTCTGCAGTGTTTACAGATGATCTGAATAGGGATAAACCACAAGAAGAATCTAAGGGAAATTCAAGCAGTGCTGttgattcatcttttaaaagaaaaccagGTAGACCTAAAAAAATAGGTCCCCAAGTTGTGAAACAGATTAAACGACCAATTGGAAGACCGCCAAAACCTAAAACTGATCAAACAGACATCACCATTTGCCAAAATGAATCCTTTAGTGCTGAGAGGAAGAGCCCAGAATCTCTCATATCAGAAGTAAAAGAGGGTATTTATAAAAAGAGTATTACTGTAACTGTTATTTATGGAAGGTCAAGAAGAACTAAAAGGCATGTTTCCGAAGGAAGTGTAAACAGCAATATTATGTCATTAAACAATAATATTGATGATTTTCCCACTGAATATAACAGTCTTAGAAATACTAGAGAACATGAAATTGACTTGAGTAAAAGAGTAAGTGCTGTATCAAGTTTGACTGCTCAAGGAGAAGCCTTGGGGTCTGGCTTTGAGCATGTTAGACCTGTCAAGAACAAGTGTGTggtacctcagcctcctaagaacATTATTCGACCAAATCAGAAACCTTTGGCAATAATTAGGAAACCTGGTAGACCTGCGAAAGTTAAAATCTCTGGCATATCTGTGACTATTAATAGAGTTTCACCTCAGGAAAGAGAAGTAAGTATTAGCAGCTGCTTACCTCCTTTAGAACAGGAGAATATATTAGAAAAATCTCTGCCTGAAGAAATGCATGACCAAGAATGCAATAATATGGATAAAACAAGGCACACTGAAGCtgacatatttaaaaatggatcaaaaagtATGGTCGCTACTCTACCTTTGAGACATTCTATTAGGAACAGAAAACCATCTCTGCATTTCTTGCATTCATTAGCATCTTCTAGCTCACTTATTTATAGAAATGCTCTGCTTCATAAATCATATAAACCCCATAGGCAGAAAGgcaaaaatcagaagaaaaaacatGCCCAGTCAAGGATAAAAATAAGTTCCAAAGATAACCCAGGAACTAGACAtgcaaagaaagcaaaacagtGTTTGGAAGATAACAAATTAATGCCCATTTCTGAAGTATCCTTGGACCCTATAATTTCATCAAACTCTTTGCTCAGGTGGTGGGCTACTTCTACTTCAAGCGATTCCTTATTAGAGGAATTAAACAATAGATTTGAGCAAATTACAAATGCTTGGGTGCGAGTAAGTGGAGATGAAGCTGAAAGTTTTgctcataaaaagaaagaatacattgaAAACAATAATTTCAAAGTAGCCAAGCCATTGGAGACTTGTCTTTTAGAACTTGAAGTTTCACCTGTAAAAATGCTTTTTCAGAAAAAGTATGATTTGAAAGAACTGTGTACCTGGTTTATGCAGTCAACAGAAACACAGTCTCTTTCACTAGTTAGAAAAGCAAATGCTCGGAATCCTTTGGAAGTAATAAATACCAAGGGAATTAAATTAGGGGCCAAATATTGTGATTTTAATACCAACCCCTTtagaaagcactttaaaaaatttgcacTCTCTTCTCCTTCAAAATCAGGGAAGTTGCATATACTGCATAAGATGGTTAGTTCTCCACTCTTAAATGTGAAAAGTAATTTAACACTAGCTAGATTGAAAAGGACTGAGTTTAAGAGGTTGCACCATGAAAGgtggagaagagagggaaagCTGCACAATCTTGGAACAGTTGATTGGAACTCTAAAAGGAGGAACTTAAGATTTTTCTGCCAGAACCAGTTTTTAAATAAGACTGAGGGGGGAACAAATGCTGACATCCCACTCCGAGGGAAAAGCGCAGTAGGTAATCAGTGTATTTTGCCACCTGAGATCAGGGATGACTTTTTGCAAGAGAAGGTGGCAATGCCTGACTTCAAAACACATGCTAGTTTAGAGAATAAATTTCAGTCAGAAGCAAAGGAGAATGGAACAAACTGCAGCCAAAGAGATTTTGAAAAGAGACTAGGAAATGTATGTCCAAATAATTGGAGGTCAAAAACCTTGAAAGATTGTAGAATATTTTTGAGGAAGATCAATTATCTTGAACACAGAAATACTTTTAAGCTAAATACAATCATTTACTCTCCTGAATCTGTTGACAGTGGAAGTAAACATCTGACACATGTAGATGAATCAAAGCGCTGTACTTTAAGATCCCATTCTGCTAggcaaaattcttttaaaaagcaagctaaagaaatagaaaatactaaaGCAAATAGTCCCTTACCTGATAAATTTGCTGACCAACTTGGCAACAGTAAGTTAAGTAAATGTGTTAATTTTGACAAGAATCCTTCTGATAGTTCTCAAGTTCTTAGCAaactgaacaaaagaaaaagaccacCATGGAAGACCACAGAATTGTCAACAAAAAGACATAAACGACAGTCTTACAACAGTGGACAAATGgcaaactatttttcaaaatccCAACTAG CCTCCAgatctgctttctatatctgA
- the Lcorl gene encoding ligand-dependent nuclear receptor corepressor-like protein isoform X2 → MDKGRERMAAAAAAAAAAAAAAAQCRSPRCAAERRGFRRELDSWRHRLMHCVGFESILEGLYGPRLRRDLSLFEDCEPEELTDWSMDEKCSFCNLQREAVSDCIPSLDSSQSTPTEELSSQGQSNTDKIECQAENYLNALFRKKDLPQNCDPNIPLVAQELMKKMIRQFAIEYISKSGKIQENRNGSIGPSLLCKSIQMNQAENSLQEEQEGPLDLTVNRMQEQTTQQGDGVLDLSTKKTSIKSEESSICDPSSENSMAGSTVDANSEEATKMEKGKSALSKVLESLCIHHQQQVLAMLKFLVQEQNATSLCCCNTSCAVSSESQKPLFEDDLHGLFCSCEYRLAERGCLPNERQSPGLVPLPVCIKELHCLSCQTVTIEHITTVMNRGIADTYNSHRCCSGLLPNIHSTKSAFHGPLLSREVCDLSVNLKDVCRSRSPSPPPLSPVQTEGFEKLKDVISELSALENNKLETSTNQPPSLTPAEISSNKGDHEVKIHKTKKSSNSDSLFSDASGNCTPNYEKGETAVIFQDLMDRINEKLKSIETTDITNLVKLSSNDCNTDNDFKLGNLITSLLHNAKASDYSFMELLSQHDKKVENKIIQTRFRKRQQTLLAMHNSPDSPIIRRQSLQIKRELASLDGNFMRKKYNEKNSRKLMHNDEIFSSDKEELHHCQVLPLQNSKCFQDKNHAETCPPNYTLQSLELPLHSIETNSAFDEISENFNKTTLADKISIRKSQEKFSAGKNNGENPKLESTQTPLRSDGVLNRTKRNIVPPGWYSIYVTNNYVFKKSPKAKRVSDSTHKKDAVKNIQVENSQNIDLSKIAMNSNLQVVVERLEDTISMAKKSWNNGPLSEGYKVSKKLIEIDDKDQNVEREKSPILSRMTCQGQGLSKSAVSLSSVIQSPQIPPMDLNNKRLDNQKKSSILDTDSLISGFENVPTKCKGIESSSFSNYSSPIKLMFLSEIKSSEGVKYTLTSVGTSQSNADIPSEKHVTHHVIGKNAEANEDIPNARFENYNFNHDTDSLQRELNKCNCVKESAESSAVFTDDLNRDKPQEESKGNSSSAVDSSFKRKPGRPKKIGPQVVKQIKRPIGRPPKPKTDQTDITICQNESFSAERKSPESLISEVKEGIYKKSITVTVIYGRSRRTKRHVSEGSVNSNIMSLNNNIDDFPTEYNSLRNTREHEIDLSKRVSAVSSLTAQGEALGSGFEHVRPVKNKCVVPQPPKNIIRPNQKPLAIIRKPGRPAKVKISGISVTINRVSPQEREVSISSCLPPLEQENILEKSLPEEMHDQECNNMDKTRHTEADIFKNGSKSMVATLPLRHSIRNRKPSLHFLHSLASSSSLIYRNALLHKSYKPHRQKGKNQKKKHAQSRIKISSKDNPGTRHAKKAKQCLEDNKLMPISEVSLDPIISSNSLLRWWATSTSSDSLLEELNNRFEQITNAWVRVSGDEAESFAHKKKEYIENNNFKVAKPLETCLLELEVSPVKMLFQKKYDLKELCTWFMQSTETQSLSLVRKANARNPLEVINTKGIKLGAKYCDFNTNPFRKHFKKFALSSPSKSGKLHILHKMVSSPLLNVKSNLTLARLKRTEFKRLHHERWRREGKLHNLGTVDWNSKRRNLRFFCQNQFLNKTEGGTNADIPLRGKSAVGNQCILPPEIRDDFLQEKVAMPDFKTHASLENKFQSEAKENGTNCSQRDFEKRLGNVCPNNWRSKTLKDCRIFLRKINYLEHRNTFKLNTIIYSPESVDSGSKHLTHVDESKRCTLRSHSARQNSFKKQAKEIENTKANSPLPDKFADQLGNSKLSKCVNFDKNPSDSSQVLSKLNKRKRPPWKTTELSTKRHKRQSYNSGQMANYFSKSQLACYK, encoded by the exons ATCTTCCTCAGAACTGTGATCCTAACATTCCCCTAGTTGCTCAGGAATTAATGAAAAAGATGATACGTCAGTTTGCAATTGAGTACATTTCAAAAAGTGGTAAAATTCAAGAGAATAGAAATGGTTCAATTGGACCAAGTCTCCTATGTAAAAGTATCCAAATGAATCAAGCAGAAAACTCCCttcaggaagagcaggaaggccCCTTAGACCTCACTGTGAATCGAATGCAAGAACAAACTACTCAGCAAG GGGATGGAGTGTTAGATCTCTCTACAAAGAAAACCAGCATAAAATCTGAAGAGTCATCTATATGTGATCCTTCTTCTGAAAATTCAATGGCTGG ttcaacTGTTGATGCAAATTCAGAGGAAGCTactaaaatggaaaaaggaaaatcagCATTAAGCAAAGTTTTGGAATCTTTGTGCATACATCACCAGCAACAAGTTTTGGCTATGTTGAAATTTCTAGTCCAAGAGCAGAATGCTACTTCTCTTTGCTGTTGTAATACATCATGTGCTGTGTCTTCAGAATCTCAAAAGCCTCTATTTGAAGATGATTTACATGGTCTGTTCTGTAGTTGTGAATATAGACTGGCAGAAAGAGGGTGTTTACCAAATGAAAGACAAAGCCCAGGTTTGGTGCCTCTGCCAGTCTGTATTAAGGAATTACATTGTTTATCTTGCCAAACTGTAACTATTGAACACATTACAACAGTAATGAATAGAGGAATTGCAGATACTTACAATTCTCACAGGTGCTGTTCTGGACTGTTACCAAACATTCACTCTACAAAATCAGCCTTTCATGGTCCTCTTTTGTCAAGGGAAGTATGTGATCTTTCAGTCAATCTTAAAGATGTGTGTAGATCTCGAAGTCCCTCACCCCCACCATTATCACCTGTGCAGACTGAAGGGTTTGAAAAACTGAAAGATGTCATCTCAGAGCTTTCAGCCTTAGAAAATAACAAACTTGAAACAAGTACTAACCAGCCTCCATCTCTAACACCAGCAGAAATAAGCAGCAACAAGGGTGACCATGAAgtcaaaatacataaaactaaaaaatccaGTAACTCTGATTCTTTATTCTCGGATGCCAGTGGTAATTGTACTCCAAATTATGAAAAAGGTGAAACTGCTGTAATTTTTCAAGATTTAATGGATCgcattaatgaaaaattaaaatcaatagaAACCACAGATATTACAAATCTTGTAAAATTATCTAGCAATGATTGTAATACAGATAATGATTTTAAATTGGGGAATTTAATAACATCTCTCTTGCATAATGCAAAGGCCAGTGATTATAGTTTTATGGAATTACTCAGTCAACATGataaaaaggtagaaaataaaattattcagacAAGATTTCGAAAGCGTCAACAAACTTTACTTGCAATGCATAACTCTCCTGATTCACCAATCATTAGAAGGCAGTCTTTACAGATCAAAAGAGAACTTGCTAGTCTTGATGGaaattttatgaggaaaaaatacaatgaaaaaaattcaaggaaattGATGCACAATGATGAGATATTTTCATCAGACAAGGAAGAATTGCATCATTGCCAAGTGCTGCCTTTACAAAATTCTAAATGCTTTCAAGATAAAAATCATGCAGAAACATGTCCACCAAATTATACTCTTCAGTCATTGGAACTACCTCTTCATAGTATAGAAACTAACTCAGCTtttgatgaaatttcagaaaactttaaTAAAACAACTTTAGCAGATAAAATAAGCATAAGAAAATCACAGGAGAAATTTTCAGCTGGAAAAAATAACGGGGAGAATCCAAAATTAGAGAGTACTCAAACTCCTTTGAGAAGTGATGGAGTTTTGAACAGAACTAAACGAAATATTGTACCTCCAGGGTGGTATTCTATATATGTAACGAAcaattatgttttcaaaaaatCCCCTAAGGCCAAAAGAGTGTCTGATTCCACACATAAAAAAGATGCAGTGAAAAATATTCAGGTTGAAAACTCACAGAATATAGATCTAAGCAAGATTGCAATGAATTCGAATTTACAAGTTGTCGTGGAGCGTTTGGAAGATACAATAAGTATGGCCAAAAAGTCTTGGAATAATGGGCCGTTATCAGAAGGATATAAAGTTTCTAAGAAATTGATAGAAATTGATGATAAAGACCAAAATGTTGAGCGAGAGAAGTCTCCTATTTTAAGCAGAATGACATGCCAAGGGCAGGGTTTATCAAAATCTGCAGTGTCATTAAGCAGTGTTATCCAAAGTCCACAGATACCTCCAATGGACTTGAATAACAAAAGACTTGATAATCAGAAGAAGTCTTCTATTTTAGATACAGATAGTTTGATTTCTGGTTTTGAAAATGTACCAACAAAGTGTAAAGGTATTGaaagctcttctttttctaactaTTCTAGTCCTATCAAACTCATGTTTTTATCAGAGATTAAAAGTAGTGAAGGAGTCAAATATACATTGACCTCAGTTGGTACCTCGCAATCAAATGCTGATATTCCTTCCGAGAAACATGTAACGCATCACGTGATTGGAAAAAACGCAGAAGCAAATGAGGATATCCCAAATGCTAGGTTTGAAAATTACAATTTTAATCATGATACTGATTCTCTTCAAAGAGAACTAAACAAATGCAATTGTGTAAAAGAATCTGCAGAATCTTCTGCAGTGTTTACAGATGATCTGAATAGGGATAAACCACAAGAAGAATCTAAGGGAAATTCAAGCAGTGCTGttgattcatcttttaaaagaaaaccagGTAGACCTAAAAAAATAGGTCCCCAAGTTGTGAAACAGATTAAACGACCAATTGGAAGACCGCCAAAACCTAAAACTGATCAAACAGACATCACCATTTGCCAAAATGAATCCTTTAGTGCTGAGAGGAAGAGCCCAGAATCTCTCATATCAGAAGTAAAAGAGGGTATTTATAAAAAGAGTATTACTGTAACTGTTATTTATGGAAGGTCAAGAAGAACTAAAAGGCATGTTTCCGAAGGAAGTGTAAACAGCAATATTATGTCATTAAACAATAATATTGATGATTTTCCCACTGAATATAACAGTCTTAGAAATACTAGAGAACATGAAATTGACTTGAGTAAAAGAGTAAGTGCTGTATCAAGTTTGACTGCTCAAGGAGAAGCCTTGGGGTCTGGCTTTGAGCATGTTAGACCTGTCAAGAACAAGTGTGTggtacctcagcctcctaagaacATTATTCGACCAAATCAGAAACCTTTGGCAATAATTAGGAAACCTGGTAGACCTGCGAAAGTTAAAATCTCTGGCATATCTGTGACTATTAATAGAGTTTCACCTCAGGAAAGAGAAGTAAGTATTAGCAGCTGCTTACCTCCTTTAGAACAGGAGAATATATTAGAAAAATCTCTGCCTGAAGAAATGCATGACCAAGAATGCAATAATATGGATAAAACAAGGCACACTGAAGCtgacatatttaaaaatggatcaaaaagtATGGTCGCTACTCTACCTTTGAGACATTCTATTAGGAACAGAAAACCATCTCTGCATTTCTTGCATTCATTAGCATCTTCTAGCTCACTTATTTATAGAAATGCTCTGCTTCATAAATCATATAAACCCCATAGGCAGAAAGgcaaaaatcagaagaaaaaacatGCCCAGTCAAGGATAAAAATAAGTTCCAAAGATAACCCAGGAACTAGACAtgcaaagaaagcaaaacagtGTTTGGAAGATAACAAATTAATGCCCATTTCTGAAGTATCCTTGGACCCTATAATTTCATCAAACTCTTTGCTCAGGTGGTGGGCTACTTCTACTTCAAGCGATTCCTTATTAGAGGAATTAAACAATAGATTTGAGCAAATTACAAATGCTTGGGTGCGAGTAAGTGGAGATGAAGCTGAAAGTTTTgctcataaaaagaaagaatacattgaAAACAATAATTTCAAAGTAGCCAAGCCATTGGAGACTTGTCTTTTAGAACTTGAAGTTTCACCTGTAAAAATGCTTTTTCAGAAAAAGTATGATTTGAAAGAACTGTGTACCTGGTTTATGCAGTCAACAGAAACACAGTCTCTTTCACTAGTTAGAAAAGCAAATGCTCGGAATCCTTTGGAAGTAATAAATACCAAGGGAATTAAATTAGGGGCCAAATATTGTGATTTTAATACCAACCCCTTtagaaagcactttaaaaaatttgcacTCTCTTCTCCTTCAAAATCAGGGAAGTTGCATATACTGCATAAGATGGTTAGTTCTCCACTCTTAAATGTGAAAAGTAATTTAACACTAGCTAGATTGAAAAGGACTGAGTTTAAGAGGTTGCACCATGAAAGgtggagaagagagggaaagCTGCACAATCTTGGAACAGTTGATTGGAACTCTAAAAGGAGGAACTTAAGATTTTTCTGCCAGAACCAGTTTTTAAATAAGACTGAGGGGGGAACAAATGCTGACATCCCACTCCGAGGGAAAAGCGCAGTAGGTAATCAGTGTATTTTGCCACCTGAGATCAGGGATGACTTTTTGCAAGAGAAGGTGGCAATGCCTGACTTCAAAACACATGCTAGTTTAGAGAATAAATTTCAGTCAGAAGCAAAGGAGAATGGAACAAACTGCAGCCAAAGAGATTTTGAAAAGAGACTAGGAAATGTATGTCCAAATAATTGGAGGTCAAAAACCTTGAAAGATTGTAGAATATTTTTGAGGAAGATCAATTATCTTGAACACAGAAATACTTTTAAGCTAAATACAATCATTTACTCTCCTGAATCTGTTGACAGTGGAAGTAAACATCTGACACATGTAGATGAATCAAAGCGCTGTACTTTAAGATCCCATTCTGCTAggcaaaattcttttaaaaagcaagctaaagaaatagaaaatactaaaGCAAATAGTCCCTTACCTGATAAATTTGCTGACCAACTTGGCAACAGTAAGTTAAGTAAATGTGTTAATTTTGACAAGAATCCTTCTGATAGTTCTCAAGTTCTTAGCAaactgaacaaaagaaaaagaccacCATGGAAGACCACAGAATTGTCAACAAAAAGACATAAACGACAGTCTTACAACAGTGGACAAATGgcaaactatttttcaaaatccCAACTAG